A single genomic interval of Camelina sativa cultivar DH55 chromosome 11, Cs, whole genome shotgun sequence harbors:
- the LOC104725088 gene encoding auxin-responsive protein IAA4, translating into MDGAPYLRKIDLTVYKKYPELMKSLENMFKFSVGEYFEREGYKGSDFVPTYEDKDGDWMLIGDVPWEMFVSSCKRLRIMKGSEVKGLGCGV; encoded by the exons ATGGATGGTGCTCCTTATCTGAGGAAGATAGATCTAACGGTGTATAAGAAGTATCCAGAGTTGATGAAATCACTTGAAAACATGTTCAAATTCTCTGTGGGAGAATATTTCGAGAGAGAAGGATACAAAGGCTCAGACTTTGTGCCTACTTATGAAGACAAAGATGGTGATTGGATGCTTATTGGTGATGTTCCTTGGGA GATGTTTGTCTCGTCTTGTAAGAGGCTAAGGATCATGAAAGGATCAGAAGTTAAAGGTTTAGGTTGTGGTGTTTAA
- the LOC104728623 gene encoding alpha-mannosidase I MNS4-like yields the protein HLQTRLIQKTLXAAIVWPVFNSLQAFWPGLQVLAGDVDPAIRTHTAFFSVWKRYGFTPEGFNLATLSVQYGQKSYPLRPELIESTYWLYKATRDPRYLDAGRDFVASLQYGAKCPCGYCHITDVELHKQEDHMESFFLAETVKYLWLLFDLAVDSDNLVDNGPYKYIFSTEGHLLPLTPQISLAREHCSYLGGYCSSNSTKREQEVLEEESSNDARSNIYPYHESFPVTGLIKGICPGLTHAQKYGLSYALPEKTDREDVNQAKPVTTSSSVVLISNTVEKKPQVDEEGFSSQSEPIMTISGGSSSNDQTSQELTLLESETDDRRLYSS from the exons CATCTTCAGACAAGGTTGATTCAGAAGACACTTNCTGCTGCTATTGTCTGGCCAGTATTCAACAGCCTTCAAGCTTTCTGGCCGGGACTTCAG GTTTTAGCTGGAGACGTTGATCCGGCAATCAGGACTCACACTGCCTTCTTTAGTGTCTGGAAACGATATGGTTTCACCCCTGAGGGTTTTAATCTTGCTACACTTAGTGTCCAG TATGGGCAAAAGAGTTATCCACTAAGGCCTGAATTAATCGAGAGCACATATTGGTTGTACAAAGCTACCAGAGATCCCAG GTATCTTGATGCAGGACGTGACTTTGTGGCTAGTTTGCAATACGGGGCAAAATGTCCTTGCGGTTATTGTCACATCACAGATGTAGAACTTCATAAGCAAGAAGATCACATGGAGAGCTTCTTCCTCGCAGAAAcg GTAAAGTACTTATGGTTACTCTTTGACTTAGCTGTTGACTCAGATAACCTCGTCGACAATGGCCCTTACAA GTACATATTTAGCACTGAAGGTCATCTATTACCGCTAACACCGCAAATATCTCTAGCTCGAGAACATTGTTCGTACCTTGGTGGATATTGTTCAAGCAATTCCACAAAACGAGAACAAGAAGTCCTTGAAGAAGAGAGTAGTAACGACGCTCGCAGTAACATTTATCCTTACCATGAATCTTTTCCAGTTACCGGTTTGATTAAG GGTATATGTCCAGGACTAACACATGCTCAGAAATACGGTTTGTCTTATGCTCTACCGGAGAAGACAGATCGTGAAGATGTTAATCAAGCTAAACCAGTAACTACAAGCAGTTCGGTTGTGTTGATCTCGAATACAGTGGAAAAGAAACCACAGGTTGATGAAGAAGGATTTAGTTCTCAGTCCGAACCAATTATGACTATTTCTGGTGGTAGTAGTAGCAACGACCAAACCAGTCAAGAGCTAACCTTGTTAGAGTCAGAAACTGATGATCGAAGACTATACTCTTCTTAG
- the LOC104760585 gene encoding rRNA-processing protein efg1, whose translation MAHGGYAKRRVSEPKQSAGSSRRSKVLRVEKKPKNVSIKNQMRSVERFLRKDLPPEVRESLVEKLEDLKKQQDAHARLAVERKVFLRNRKIKFFERRKIERTIRRLEKLQRTSSAHVGDADIAEQLTKLKEDLEYVRFFPKNEKYVSLFTGGEDSEVVEKRGKLRKQIKAHKIVAAASGKELEETGSEDDGLLDLSDDDFFDKGSSSDEADADDELTDKSAKEAASSASGRATSGMSSDERNQKQNSARALMPPPQARFESNSRRNSYVQRNDMPSSSRNTSNRRSESSYNTDRAAAASSYSSQSSNLSSNSDAHKPKRKRRPKKKKQQ comes from the exons ATGGCGCACGGAGGTTATGCCAAGAGAAGGGTCTCGGAACCGAAACAGTCAGCAGGAAGCAGTCGAAGGTCGAAAGTATTGCGTGTTGAGAAGAAACCTAAAAATGTCTCCATCAAGAATCAGATGCGTTCCGTTGAACGCTTTCTCCGTAAA GATTTGCCTCCTGAAGTAAGAGAGTCTCTAGTAGAGAAGTTGGAGGATTTGAAGAAGCAGCAAGACGCTCATGCCCGTCTTGCTGTTGAACGTAAAGTATTCCTCAGGAACAGAAAGATTAAGTTCTTTG AGCGGAGGAAGATCGAGAGGACCATTAGACGTCTTGAGAAGCTACAACGTACTTCATCTGCTCATGTGGGAGACGCAGATATAGCTGAGCAACTTACTAAACTCAAAGAAGATCTTGAATATGTTCGG TTCTTCCCCAAAAATGAGAAGTATGTATCTCTTTTTACTGGCGGTGAGGATTCAGAAGTAGTTGAGAAGAGAGGTAAACTGAGGAAGCAAATCAAAGCCCATAAAATTGTTGCTGCTGCTAGTGGGAAAGAGTTAGAAG AGACGGGCAGTGAAGATGATGGTCTTCTGGACcttagtgatgatgatttctttGATAAAGGGAGTTCAAGCGATGAAGCAGATGCAGATGATGAATTGACTGATAAAAGCGCAAA GGAGGCTGCTTCAAGTGCTTCTGGTAGAGCAACTTCTGGCATGTCTAGTGATGAACGTAATCAG AAACAAAACTCTGCTAGGGCTTTAATGCCACCACCACAAGCAAGGTTTGAATCAAATTCTAGGAGGAATTCATATGTACAGAGGAATGATATGCCATCATCCTCGAGAAACACTTCGAACAGAAGAAGTGAGTCCTCATATAATACTGATAGGGCTGCTGCGGCAAGTTCATATAGCAGTCAGAGTAGCAACTTGAGCTCCAATTCTGATGCTCATAAACCCAAAAGGAAGAGAcggccgaagaagaagaagcaacag TGA
- the LOC104725087 gene encoding alpha-mannosidase I MNS4 — translation MESNPRWLLFLILISLTFAGLVLHHGVLAETVKPNEAKQLRDEVRGMFYHAFDGYMNNAFPLDELRPLSCQGEDTLGGYALTLIDSLDTLALLGDRESFTSSVLWIGKNLQFNINKTVSVFETTIRVLGGLLSAHLIASDYATGMRIPSYNNELLVLAEDLTRRMLPAFDTPTGIPFGSVNLMYGVDKHESKITSTAGGGTLSLEFGVLSRLTNDPVFEQVAKNAVRGLWARRSNLDLVGAHINVFTGEWTQKDAGIGTSIDSFYEYLLKAYILFGDEEYLYIFQEAYRSAMQHLHKDPWYVEVNMDSAAIVWPVFNSLQAFWPGLQVLAGDVDPAIRTHTAFFSVWKRYGFTPEGFNLATLSVQYGQKSYPLRPELIESTYWLYKATRDPRYLDAGRDFVASLQYGAKCPCGYCHITDVELHKQEDHMESFFLAETVKYLWLLFDLAVDSDNLVDNGPYKYIFSTEGHLLPLTPQISLAREHCSYLGGYCSSNSTKREQEVLEEESSNDARSNIYPYHESFPVTGLIKGICPGLTHAQKYGLSYALPEKTDREDVNQAKPVTTSSSVVLISNTVEKKPQVDEEGFSSQSEPIMTISGGSSSNDQTSQELTLLESETDDRRLYSS, via the exons ATGGAATCAAATCCCAGGTGGCTTTTGTTTCTCATCTTGATCTCTCTCACATTCGCGggtcttgttcttcaccatggAGTTCTCGCCGAAACTGTTAAACCTAATGAAGCTAAACAGCTTAGAGACGAG GTACGTGGGATGTTTTATCATGCTTTTGATGGATATATGAACAATGCTTTTCCACTTGATGAATTGAGACCGTTATCTTGCCAAGGTGAAGATACTCTTGGAGGCTATGCGTTGACCTTG ATTGATTCGTTGGATACATTAGCTTTACTTGGAGACCGAGAGAGCTTCACTTCTTCTGTTCTATGGATTGGTAAAAATCTTCAGTTTAATATA AACAAAACTGTATCTGTGTTCGAGACAACTATCCGGGTCCTTGGGGGTTTACTTTCTGCTCATCTAATTGCAAGTGATTATGCAACG GGCATGAGAATTCCATCTTACAACAATGAGTTACTGGTCTTGGCTGAGGATTTGACACGGAGAATGCTTCCTGCATTCGATACACCAACTG GAATCCCATTTGGATCAGTGAATTTGATGTACGGTGTTGACAAACATGAAAGCAAG atAACATCAACTGCGGGTGGTGGTACTTTGTCATTAGAGTTCGGCGTGCTTAGTCGTTTAACAAATGATCCTG TTTTCGAACAAGTTGCAAAAAATGCGGTGAGGGGACTATGGGCACGTCGTTCAAATCTCGACTTAGTTGGTGCTCACATCAATGTCTTTACCGGTGAATGGACACAGAAG GATGCTGGTATAGGAACAAGCATTGATTCCTTCTATGAGTATCTCCTCAAG GCTTATATACTATTCGGTGATGAGgaatatttatacatttttcaagaAGCTTACAGGTCTGCAATGCAGCACCTTCATAAGGATCCCTG GTATGTAGAAGTCAATATGGATTCTGCTGCTATTGTCTGGCCAGTATTCAACAGCCTTCAAGCTTTCTGGCCGGGACTTCAG GTTTTAGCTGGAGACGTTGATCCGGCAATCAGGACTCACACTGCCTTCTTTAGTGTCTGGAAACGATATGGTTTCACCCCTGAGGGTTTTAATCTTGCTACACTTAGTGTCCAG TATGGGCAAAAGAGTTATCCACTAAGGCCTGAATTAATCGAGAGCACATATTGGTTGTACAAAGCTACCAGAGATCCCAG GTATCTTGATGCAGGACGTGACTTTGTGGCTAGTTTGCAATACGGGGCAAAATGTCCTTGCGGTTATTGTCACATCACAGATGTAGAACTTCATAAGCAAGAAGATCACATGGAGAGCTTCTTCCTCGCAGAAAcg GTAAAGTACTTATGGTTACTCTTTGACTTAGCTGTTGACTCAGATAACCTCGTCGACAATGGCCCTTACAA GTACATATTTAGCACTGAAGGTCATCTATTACCGCTAACACCGCAAATATCTCTAGCTCGAGAACATTGTTCGTACCTTGGTGGATATTGTTCAAGCAATTCCACAAAACGAGAACAAGAAGTCCTTGAAGAAGAGAGTAGTAACGACGCTCGCAGTAACATTTATCCTTACCATGAATCTTTTCCAGTTACCGGTTTGATTAAG GGTATATGTCCAGGACTAACACATGCTCAGAAATACGGTTTGTCTTATGCTCTACCGGAGAAGACAGATCGTGAAGATGTTAATCAAGCTAAACCAGTAACTACAAGCAGTTCGGTTGTGTTGATCTCGAATACAGTGGAAAAGAAACCACAGGTTGATGAAGAAGGATTTAGTTCTCAGTCCGAACCAATTATGACTATTTCTGGTGGTAGTAGTAGCAACGACCAAACCAGTCAAGAGCTAACCTTGTTAGAGTCAGAAACTGATGATCGAAGACTATACTCTTCTTAG